A region from the Candidatus Cloacimonadota bacterium genome encodes:
- the hslU gene encoding ATP-dependent protease ATPase subunit HslU gives MEMKELTPKQIVKELNKYIISQDKAKKAVAIALRNRWRRQNVSEELRDEILPNNIILIGPTGVGKTEISRRLSNLVNAPFIKIEASKFTEVGYVGRDVEAIIRELVNLAVSQVREEMTIAVEEQARKRAEERVLDLLLPPIKRKRKANLSLEQRQQERLELEEAKKMQKQTREKLRKMLHKGSLDERIVEVKIDELPEPRVEIFSSMGLDSFDINMGEMLAGFMPGQIGKRKQMKVNEALDFLFYSESRKLVDMNEVKEIAIRRVEQNGIIFLDEIDKIAGEKSKSGPDVSREGVQRDLLPIIEGSNVPTKYGMVDTTHILFIASGAFNVSKPSDLIPELQGRFPIRVELQSLTKEDFAKILTLPKNALMKQYTALLKTEDVDVTFTKGAIKEISNYAAMANAKMEDIGARRLHTIMTILLEEYLYNLPDPECKKVKVTKEDVSKLLEKIITDEDLTKYIL, from the coding sequence AAATTGTTAAAGAGCTTAACAAATATATTATCAGTCAGGATAAAGCAAAAAAAGCAGTTGCAATAGCTCTTCGTAACCGCTGGCGTCGCCAAAATGTGTCTGAAGAACTGCGTGATGAAATCCTACCAAACAATATTATTCTAATTGGGCCTACCGGTGTTGGCAAAACAGAAATTTCAAGACGGCTTTCTAATCTCGTAAATGCTCCGTTTATTAAAATTGAGGCATCAAAGTTTACAGAAGTGGGCTATGTGGGTAGAGATGTAGAGGCAATTATTCGTGAACTTGTTAACCTTGCTGTAAGTCAAGTAAGGGAAGAGATGACGATTGCTGTAGAAGAGCAAGCAAGAAAACGAGCTGAAGAAAGAGTGCTTGACCTTTTACTTCCACCTATAAAAAGGAAAAGAAAAGCAAATCTTAGTCTTGAACAGCGGCAGCAAGAAAGGTTAGAGCTTGAAGAAGCAAAAAAGATGCAAAAACAAACCAGAGAAAAGTTGCGAAAAATGCTCCATAAAGGATCTTTGGATGAAAGAATTGTGGAAGTCAAAATTGATGAATTGCCTGAACCCAGAGTTGAAATATTCTCAAGTATGGGACTGGATAGCTTTGACATCAATATGGGCGAAATGTTAGCAGGATTTATGCCAGGCCAGATAGGTAAACGTAAACAGATGAAAGTTAATGAGGCGTTAGATTTCCTATTCTATTCTGAATCAAGAAAATTGGTTGATATGAACGAAGTAAAAGAAATTGCTATCAGAAGAGTTGAACAAAACGGCATCATTTTCCTTGATGAAATTGATAAGATTGCTGGAGAAAAATCTAAATCGGGTCCAGATGTATCCCGGGAAGGTGTTCAACGAGACCTACTTCCAATCATAGAAGGCTCAAATGTGCCTACTAAATATGGTATGGTAGATACAACTCATATTCTTTTCATAGCTTCCGGCGCTTTTAATGTTTCCAAACCTTCTGACCTGATACCTGAATTGCAGGGAAGATTTCCAATTAGAGTAGAATTGCAAAGCCTGACAAAAGAAGATTTTGCAAAAATTCTAACATTGCCTAAAAACGCTCTTATGAAACAATATACCGCTTTGCTGAAAACGGAAGATGTGGATGTTACTTTCACAAAAGGTGCAATAAAAGAGATTTCAAACTATGCTGCTATGGCAAATGCCAAAATGGAAGATATCGGTGCAAGAAGACTCCATACAATAATGACTATCCTCCTTGAAGAATATTTATATAATCTTCCAGACCCTGAATGTAAAAAAGTAAAAGTCACGAAAGAGGATGTAAGTAAACTACTGGAAAAGATTATTACTGATGAGGATTTGACAAAATATATTCTGTAA